A single window of Paenibacillus sp. FSL H8-0537 DNA harbors:
- a CDS encoding transcription initiation factor TFIID: MRELLERYAADYAAAEQMLSGHGDDQSIIHYPTVFLYIGDEAGQAIEPMIQMNAAKWENSAGVIYFHAASASGKGRQAASAAHAAKVTEVVLDGLSPLSSDHKAGRKELWEAFRGNAGYLADLNRALRGVSDTIADYGRLYASFDRLHLAVITRADDPMNALVPDISLLAQAIFQQSFKSVQMDLYTLISEREQMDTFAHASAIGVSFLRELEGMQRPDYTFSALLEVTGDGLAIPVVHPPSPLFDLVYVLSDRNEKGMTAVNGIRDNYDIICHIQLLKNRKRKDAQADAAYGGYNNSTFKNSLRTESGRQGFVSAGLSKVKRPNYSIALTVLYHLHMQLSELLAKEPELSMREKLACFGLDPASVDAMLTQLLPSDEQLADMTGLLTSGVRYEQLKPLSLRDAEEALFGDGASVFFHNHFARTAQQRLSEFGAAAEMRRAVAKFERERTDISFYQLCAWTEPSGDDGSVLAGVRSRIKELAIAVEQAREELERTQSGRAEDVRIQRLPFMDKQNLRSFIRAFFGLVYGQKWELLRLELELSLYRRLADELEQLHELYRLRVKQMADMADVMKLTALQSIKTADDYIGQNIFEYYARVTGDIVLDVQDKRGAGIWFDERYLGSAAELLEQGNEAYVNKLAQLGLKHVLAAEPFAQTFEEELLRRANVTIDYTNRQALAKEDLFKRLYRTLEENASINVRLLDYTHEHRYEEKYMFGDADSEFVQYALGVDETSRIYKLGCIHEKRSSGVEKLNLMGGFHLEDLLYYRNGKVYYETYRENGYAFHGVDPAGLPELR, from the coding sequence ATGAGAGAGCTTCTGGAGCGGTATGCAGCTGATTATGCGGCTGCCGAGCAAATGCTCAGCGGTCATGGGGACGACCAGAGCATCATTCATTATCCGACCGTATTTTTGTATATTGGCGACGAGGCGGGCCAAGCGATTGAGCCCATGATTCAGATGAATGCGGCGAAATGGGAAAATAGCGCTGGCGTGATTTATTTTCACGCCGCGTCCGCCAGCGGGAAAGGTCGGCAGGCGGCGAGCGCCGCCCATGCCGCCAAGGTGACAGAGGTCGTGCTGGACGGCTTGTCGCCGCTCAGCAGCGACCATAAGGCGGGGCGCAAGGAGCTATGGGAAGCATTCCGCGGCAATGCCGGCTATTTGGCTGACCTGAACCGCGCGCTCCGCGGTGTCAGCGATACGATTGCCGATTATGGCAGGCTGTATGCCTCCTTTGATCGGCTGCATTTGGCGGTTATCACGCGTGCGGATGACCCAATGAACGCGCTGGTGCCGGATATTTCCTTGCTGGCACAGGCGATTTTTCAGCAATCGTTCAAATCCGTGCAGATGGATCTTTATACGCTAATCAGCGAGCGTGAGCAAATGGATACCTTCGCTCACGCCAGCGCTATTGGCGTGAGCTTTCTGCGCGAGCTGGAAGGGATGCAGCGGCCAGATTATACGTTCTCGGCGCTGCTTGAGGTGACTGGCGACGGGCTGGCGATTCCGGTCGTTCATCCGCCGTCTCCGCTGTTCGATCTCGTCTACGTGCTGTCGGACCGCAATGAGAAGGGCATGACAGCCGTCAACGGCATTCGAGACAATTACGATATTATTTGCCACATTCAGCTGCTCAAAAACCGCAAGCGCAAGGACGCGCAGGCGGACGCTGCCTATGGCGGCTACAATAACTCGACGTTCAAGAACAGCCTGCGTACGGAATCAGGCAGGCAGGGCTTCGTCTCTGCGGGGCTGTCGAAGGTGAAGCGCCCGAATTATTCGATTGCGCTGACCGTGCTGTATCATCTTCATATGCAGCTATCTGAGCTGCTGGCGAAGGAGCCTGAGCTCAGCATGCGGGAGAAGCTTGCCTGCTTCGGCCTCGATCCGGCCTCGGTCGATGCGATGCTGACACAGCTGCTGCCGAGCGACGAGCAGCTTGCCGACATGACGGGACTGCTGACCTCCGGCGTTCGTTATGAGCAGCTTAAGCCGTTATCGCTGCGTGACGCCGAGGAGGCGCTGTTTGGGGACGGGGCCTCTGTCTTTTTCCATAATCATTTCGCCCGCACGGCGCAGCAGCGGCTGTCCGAATTTGGCGCGGCGGCGGAAATGCGCCGTGCTGTTGCCAAGTTCGAGCGGGAGCGTACGGACATTAGCTTTTACCAGCTATGTGCTTGGACGGAGCCAAGCGGCGACGATGGCAGTGTGCTTGCAGGCGTCCGCAGCCGCATTAAAGAGCTGGCGATTGCGGTGGAGCAGGCGCGCGAGGAGCTGGAGCGCACGCAGTCGGGACGCGCGGAGGATGTCCGCATTCAGCGGCTGCCTTTTATGGATAAGCAAAACTTGCGTTCGTTTATCCGTGCTTTTTTTGGGCTGGTATATGGCCAGAAATGGGAGCTGCTCCGACTGGAGCTGGAGCTGTCTCTGTATCGCCGATTGGCGGATGAGCTTGAGCAGCTTCATGAGCTGTATCGGCTGCGCGTCAAGCAGATGGCGGATATGGCAGACGTCATGAAGCTGACGGCGCTGCAAAGCATCAAGACCGCTGATGATTACATCGGGCAAAATATTTTTGAATATTATGCTCGGGTAACGGGTGATATCGTGCTGGATGTACAGGATAAACGGGGTGCGGGTATCTGGTTTGATGAGCGTTATCTCGGTTCGGCGGCGGAGCTGCTGGAGCAGGGCAACGAGGCTTACGTGAATAAGCTCGCCCAGCTAGGCTTGAAGCATGTGCTGGCGGCGGAGCCATTCGCCCAGACGTTTGAGGAGGAGCTGCTTCGCAGGGCGAATGTGACGATTGACTACACCAACCGCCAAGCGCTGGCGAAAGAGGATTTGTTCAAGCGCCTCTACCGGACGTTGGAGGAAAATGCGTCAATCAACGTTCGGCTGCTGGACTACACGCATGAGCATCGCTACGAGGAAAAATATATGTTCGGCGATGCGGACAGCGAATTTGTGCAGTATGCGCTTGGAGTCGACGAAACGTCGCGGATCTACAAGCTCGGCTGCATTCACGAGAAGCGCAGCAGCGGCGTGGAGAAGCTGAATCTGATGGGCGGCTTCCACCTTGAAGACCTGCTGTATTATCGCAATGGCAAGGTGTATTACGAGACTTATAGAGAGAACGGCTATGCGTTCCACGGTGTGGATCCGGCAGGCTTGCCGGAGCTGCGTTAG
- a CDS encoding vWA domain-containing protein yields MQRKINLLLLLFSLIGGFIGYAIGELMLAQWTGDMPRSVLMGLYFGVLAFFIGLGCFVAELVNPHLNGSSWRQRYTGLSWKLFVPATLVLLFVAGWGLQFFYGLNIGGLKQVKDIVLVIDNSGSMAETDPDNQRYVAAKQLIDQMDNDKRVAIVGFSDLAEQVLPFTSVDSAANKAAINAAIDSFVPTDGGTNFSVALEESLKTIEAKAESKRGTMVILLSDGFSESDVAPQLALYKEQQIAINSVGLSLVDARGADLLRNIAESTGGAYYDVQKATEVSTAFQTIYDTIDDRMLVTERTGPMADATFYKIVRVISMLLIGGVLGVAIGLFFDNRYLARSFGIGGAVGGLLAGLVLEAWLSGHVLSDPFTRFMAIALLAIMISLFTLIVPIRENSRPVNDRRRGAPVPRERGTPGGDGRSKDSRNHGF; encoded by the coding sequence ATGCAGCGAAAAATAAACCTGCTACTATTGTTGTTTAGCTTAATAGGGGGATTCATCGGCTACGCCATCGGAGAACTGATGCTGGCGCAGTGGACGGGCGATATGCCGCGTTCGGTTCTTATGGGCTTGTATTTTGGCGTACTCGCATTTTTTATCGGGCTCGGCTGCTTTGTTGCAGAGCTGGTCAATCCGCATTTGAACGGCTCATCCTGGCGCCAGCGCTACACGGGGCTTTCGTGGAAGCTATTCGTGCCGGCGACGCTTGTGCTGCTATTCGTAGCGGGCTGGGGACTGCAATTTTTTTACGGCCTCAATATTGGCGGCTTAAAGCAGGTGAAGGACATAGTCCTCGTCATCGACAACTCCGGCAGCATGGCGGAGACGGACCCGGACAATCAGCGTTATGTGGCGGCGAAGCAGCTCATTGATCAGATGGACAATGACAAACGCGTCGCGATTGTGGGCTTCAGCGATTTGGCGGAGCAGGTGCTGCCGTTTACGAGCGTAGACTCGGCTGCCAACAAGGCAGCGATCAACGCGGCGATTGATTCGTTTGTCCCGACGGATGGCGGAACGAATTTCAGCGTCGCGCTGGAGGAATCATTAAAGACGATTGAGGCGAAGGCGGAGAGCAAGCGTGGAACGATGGTGATTTTGCTATCGGATGGCTTCAGTGAATCCGATGTGGCTCCGCAGCTGGCGCTCTACAAGGAGCAGCAGATTGCGATTAATTCCGTCGGCCTCAGCCTCGTGGATGCGAGAGGGGCGGACCTGCTGCGCAACATCGCCGAGTCGACAGGCGGCGCTTATTACGATGTGCAGAAGGCGACCGAGGTATCTACAGCCTTCCAGACGATCTACGATACGATCGATGATCGCATGCTCGTCACCGAGCGCACGGGACCGATGGCCGATGCAACGTTTTACAAAATCGTTCGCGTCATCTCGATGCTGCTGATCGGCGGTGTGCTGGGCGTGGCGATCGGACTGTTCTTCGACAATCGCTATTTGGCGCGCAGCTTTGGCATTGGCGGCGCAGTTGGCGGCTTGCTGGCGGGTCTTGTGCTGGAAGCATGGCTGTCAGGCCATGTTCTCAGTGATCCGTTCACTCGCTTTATGGCGATTGCGCTGCTTGCGATTATGATCTCTTTATTCACCTTGATCGTGCCGATCAGGGAGAATAGCCGTCCGGTGAACGACAGGCGCCGCGGGGCTCCAGTCCCGCGGGAGCGCGGAACACCTGGCGGCGACGGAAGATCGAAGGATAGCCGCAACCATGGATTTTAG
- a CDS encoding beta-mannanase, which produces MRFVEAEGDSPRIKGLTHTLSGDRCTLQWLWPSGVEAVYIGKAEAEQAAFRGAPDPASLKLYTRAEYKSNNGYHVRLEGIGRYRFTVYIYEEGAEDGKVIWLQSDGLSELDVSAGRAKIRYSVKQKTGFLQRYKTVSIQVTAEVPIAKDVLCYVKKAGGYPASKDDGMMYPFAAAFASGRNVLPPIEVGKQDFVRVFFTDGPRFAQLYELVPE; this is translated from the coding sequence ATGCGATTTGTGGAAGCAGAGGGCGATTCGCCGCGAATCAAAGGCTTGACTCATACGCTGAGTGGCGACCGCTGCACGCTGCAATGGCTATGGCCGAGCGGCGTCGAGGCGGTTTATATCGGCAAGGCGGAGGCTGAGCAGGCGGCATTCAGAGGAGCGCCGGACCCTGCATCATTAAAGCTCTATACAAGGGCTGAATACAAGTCAAACAACGGCTATCATGTACGGCTGGAGGGCATCGGGCGCTACCGCTTTACCGTCTACATTTATGAAGAGGGAGCGGAGGATGGCAAGGTCATCTGGCTGCAGAGCGATGGCCTGAGCGAGCTGGATGTGAGCGCCGGCAGAGCGAAGATCCGCTATTCCGTCAAGCAGAAGACCGGATTTCTTCAGCGCTATAAGACGGTTTCTATTCAGGTGACGGCGGAGGTGCCGATTGCCAAGGATGTATTGTGTTATGTGAAAAAGGCAGGGGGCTATCCAGCGAGCAAGGATGATGGCATGATGTATCCATTTGCCGCTGCTTTCGCCTCCGGGCGGAATGTGCTGCCGCCAATCGAGGTCGGCAAGCAGGACTTCGTCCGTGTATTTTTCACCGATGGCCCGCGTTTCGCACAGCTGTACGAACTGGTGCCGGAATGA
- a CDS encoding glycosyltransferase → MKHSTSMIGQQLYTRERRGIFRSTEGYDTVAKSEGLDQQFVKKQLHPLCVYDAPAELAASGEKDGAAYPETAYVLRLEGGEAVVGRSVYQAVDFTGLRSAFFTHNYVIPAAIADADPESYKAFLGAAFVDSYDIEEGMELPDLAALPQAAGGAWTAREAGAASSAAGGAGLAGLGGGQRAALAALNISEQRFKQLLLAVMASVGGRKKVYVALDVPIGRLPEQAKALLAVLYASLPYAFRKQLGFMTFAKEPQSRKGIHLTFVEKGSLRAGDRNVDKDYTFDFVNDRFLNVDLDKGEHPYLDFAWSVLDEPDRAERFYQFAEEMLSGMGQERLMSPHSYHELSVLFQVEEGSDELYETHKSAVLRGMLEYLQPAGALAQRIRMNDLFLSRFDYEFDAVRDGRVPEPFIAESFKDYYHIDSKYNGGKIVDFFIRSLLAAQQQGQAEAMAAYYGTLESDPLLLKDFVSKMLANGPLLERLLLPFLDGKLRDARSAKDIIIFMGKWGKEFPAILDNDVVHKLVRQQLKDKLMDEEQPVQVFQQVHEQLDKLSATAFDSDEGRVKTNHLTAGIGVRLFELELVAYRTLLTELDLDRLSQRELLKGSFLEKADRLEQWNAQLTDPRQRSTALIIKAAYDWFFKPLPKASLFAKLSPVEIDRVQQLGRRWMLTVDSEMKAERFEQLVLAFYRSSDMETIDYAGLLDTLRKSAGEKELIYQFFAWSERHEDFMRPRGFVPAYATAITNYFRQHDRDAFKSRANRNEYFSKAGPRLQAVYKQVRGELSSPLAKMFRQNRKPFLFSIIIAFAILMVGIGGLLALGGGDEPEEGVNLPGATGSPGLTTPGAAIPDTLVYAAKQEGVDGKQTTTLVFRFTDAAICSAFSPETVAVVAADRETKEYSGLTFIPSCSAAPAETPAGSGTDESGASASPGDSASPTPTATSDAAAGHTGNVENAAAGTADDGSASPGIASPSPDAGADDDAASSGGSSANPGGTGTSEPGSAGSIAQPNPSDYPNRVVVDLGEDVELLPASKLKVGSVEYTLSEPFEGAGLTDTDAAISTSEPTPSTNTTN, encoded by the coding sequence GTGAAGCATTCTACCTCTATGATTGGCCAGCAGCTGTATACGCGGGAGCGGCGCGGCATTTTTCGCTCGACGGAAGGTTATGACACGGTGGCCAAGTCCGAAGGGCTGGATCAGCAGTTTGTGAAAAAGCAGCTGCATCCGCTTTGCGTCTATGATGCTCCAGCTGAGCTGGCCGCAAGCGGCGAGAAGGATGGTGCCGCTTATCCGGAAACAGCGTATGTGCTGAGGCTGGAGGGCGGCGAGGCGGTTGTTGGCCGCAGCGTCTATCAAGCCGTTGACTTTACTGGGCTTCGAAGCGCCTTCTTCACGCACAACTATGTCATTCCTGCCGCGATTGCAGATGCTGACCCGGAAAGCTATAAAGCTTTCCTCGGCGCTGCCTTCGTAGACAGCTACGATATTGAGGAAGGCATGGAGCTGCCCGATTTAGCGGCGCTGCCGCAAGCGGCGGGCGGCGCATGGACGGCCCGCGAGGCTGGAGCCGCAAGCTCTGCGGCTGGCGGTGCAGGGCTTGCGGGCTTAGGCGGTGGACAGCGGGCGGCGCTCGCTGCGCTGAACATAAGCGAGCAGCGCTTTAAGCAGCTGCTGCTTGCCGTAATGGCATCGGTTGGCGGACGCAAGAAGGTATATGTGGCGCTGGATGTGCCTATCGGGCGGCTGCCGGAACAAGCAAAAGCGCTGCTGGCGGTGCTTTATGCGAGCTTGCCTTATGCATTCCGCAAGCAGCTTGGCTTCATGACGTTTGCCAAGGAGCCGCAAAGCCGCAAAGGGATTCATCTCACCTTCGTCGAGAAGGGCAGCCTGCGGGCGGGCGACCGCAATGTGGATAAGGACTACACCTTTGATTTTGTTAACGATCGATTCCTGAATGTGGATTTGGATAAGGGAGAGCATCCTTATTTGGATTTTGCTTGGAGTGTCTTGGACGAGCCGGACCGCGCCGAGCGTTTTTATCAGTTTGCTGAGGAAATGCTCAGCGGCATGGGGCAGGAGCGGCTAATGTCGCCCCACTCTTACCATGAGCTAAGCGTCCTGTTCCAAGTCGAGGAAGGCAGCGATGAGCTGTATGAAACGCATAAAAGCGCCGTGCTGCGCGGAATGCTGGAGTATTTGCAGCCGGCAGGAGCGCTTGCGCAGCGCATACGGATGAATGATTTGTTTTTGTCCCGCTTCGATTATGAGTTTGATGCTGTTCGTGACGGGCGTGTGCCCGAGCCGTTCATTGCGGAGAGCTTTAAGGATTATTACCACATCGACAGCAAATATAATGGTGGCAAAATCGTCGATTTCTTCATCCGTTCCTTGCTTGCTGCACAGCAGCAGGGGCAAGCGGAAGCGATGGCTGCCTACTATGGAACCTTGGAATCCGATCCGCTGCTGCTGAAGGACTTTGTCAGCAAAATGCTCGCGAACGGCCCCTTGCTGGAACGGCTGCTGCTCCCGTTTTTGGACGGCAAGCTGCGGGATGCAAGATCGGCGAAGGATATTATTATTTTTATGGGCAAATGGGGCAAGGAATTTCCAGCCATTCTCGATAATGATGTCGTGCACAAGCTCGTCAGGCAGCAGCTTAAGGATAAGCTGATGGATGAGGAGCAGCCTGTGCAGGTGTTCCAGCAAGTGCATGAGCAGTTGGACAAGCTGAGCGCTACCGCTTTCGACAGCGACGAGGGCCGCGTGAAGACGAACCATTTGACGGCAGGAATTGGCGTCCGGCTGTTTGAGCTGGAGCTCGTCGCTTACCGGACGCTGCTGACGGAGCTTGATTTGGACCGGCTGTCGCAGCGCGAGCTGCTCAAAGGCAGCTTTCTGGAGAAGGCGGATCGGCTGGAGCAGTGGAATGCTCAATTGACTGATCCTCGGCAAAGGTCGACGGCGCTTATTATTAAAGCGGCCTACGACTGGTTCTTCAAACCGCTGCCGAAGGCAAGCCTGTTCGCAAAGCTGTCTCCGGTCGAAATCGACCGCGTCCAGCAGCTTGGACGGCGCTGGATGCTGACGGTCGATTCGGAAATGAAAGCCGAGCGGTTCGAGCAACTTGTGCTTGCCTTCTATCGCAGCTCAGACATGGAGACGATTGATTATGCAGGGCTGCTGGATACGCTGCGCAAGAGCGCAGGGGAAAAAGAGCTCATTTATCAATTTTTTGCATGGTCGGAGCGCCATGAGGATTTTATGCGGCCGCGAGGCTTCGTGCCTGCGTATGCAACCGCCATTACGAATTATTTCAGGCAGCATGACCGCGATGCCTTCAAGAGCCGTGCGAATCGGAATGAATATTTCTCCAAAGCAGGCCCAAGGCTGCAGGCTGTCTACAAGCAGGTAAGAGGGGAGCTGTCTTCGCCTCTGGCGAAGATGTTTCGGCAAAATCGCAAACCGTTCCTCTTCTCCATAATTATAGCTTTCGCCATACTAATGGTAGGCATAGGTGGCTTGCTTGCGCTTGGTGGCGGAGACGAGCCTGAGGAAGGGGTCAATCTTCCTGGCGCTACGGGTAGCCCTGGCCTGACTACTCCTGGAGCAGCGATTCCCGATACACTCGTATATGCGGCGAAGCAGGAAGGTGTTGACGGCAAACAAACGACAACACTCGTATTCCGGTTCACGGATGCTGCCATATGCAGCGCCTTCTCCCCAGAGACGGTGGCTGTTGTCGCAGCAGATAGAGAAACAAAGGAATATAGCGGCCTAACGTTTATTCCTAGCTGTTCGGCAGCCCCTGCGGAAACCCCTGCTGGGTCAGGAACGGATGAAAGCGGAGCTTCTGCCAGCCCGGGCGATAGTGCATCGCCTACTCCTACAGCAACTAGCGATGCAGCGGCAGGCCATACAGGCAATGTAGAAAATGCAGCCGCTGGTACCGCAGATGACGGATCAGCAAGTCCCGGCATTGCCTCCCCATCGCCGGATGCAGGAGCGGACGACGATGCAGCCTCCAGCGGCGGAAGCAGTGCAAACCCAGGTGGAACAGGCACCAGCGAGCCAGGTTCTGCTGGCAGCATAGCACAGCCGAATCCGAGCGATTATCCGAACCGCGTCGTTGTCGATTTAGGCGAGGATGTGGAGCTGCTTCCAGCGAGCAAATTAAAGGTAGGAAGCGTTGAATATACGCTGTCCGAGCCTTTTGAGGGTGCAGGCCTGACCGATACAGATGCTGCCATTAGCACTAGCGAACCGACACCATCAACCAACACAACGAATTAA
- a CDS encoding adenylate/guanylate cyclase domain-containing protein yields the protein MKIKLKHVMAVLTALALLCLYRGTFSQAEFYFQDHVMQRESPVDTQIVIVAVDDQSLEDLGTWPWSRSAHAQLVDTLSEGKPEVIAFDVTFATSSDEEADSEFVDAVARAGNVVLPVYGTFAESARLGAIEAEKLSEPFEGLKEAAAATGHINTITDSDRVVRKALYSFNKEGVQIDSFTWEIYKLYMQRLGKQAETSKLPLDGFQRFPIAYTSSPNQYEAISYSAVLSGDVPADYFTNKIVLIGPYAVGFNDHYLTPMNDKQAMNGVEIHANILQQLMEQDFKRELDWKWNALVLLAAVVLAYYLFRKLNMLLSFLSVAVLIAVFIAGGRYLYGQGILLSLGYVVPLLAASCLAVVIFNYVSELAERRRVTDIFGRYVAPQVVNQILKNGEDGLKLGGSRRVLTVLFVDIRGFTPLSEKAEPEEIVEILNEYLDLTASCIFEQEGTLDKFIGDATMAIFNAPLLLDDHPMKAVRAAWAMKQGSVELEKKLIKRFGFGVKFGIGIHTGPAVFGNIGSKTRMDYTAIGDTVNTAARLESHTKPGQIVLSESTYEAVKDRILAESLGEIKVKGKEQRIHIYELEGLK from the coding sequence TTGAAGATCAAGCTCAAGCATGTCATGGCTGTTCTGACGGCGCTTGCTTTGCTGTGTCTATATCGGGGGACGTTTTCACAGGCTGAATTTTATTTCCAAGATCATGTGATGCAGCGGGAAAGCCCGGTTGATACACAAATCGTCATCGTCGCAGTCGATGATCAAAGCTTGGAGGATCTCGGCACCTGGCCATGGAGCCGCAGCGCACATGCGCAGCTGGTGGATACGCTGAGTGAGGGCAAGCCAGAGGTCATTGCCTTTGATGTCACCTTTGCGACGAGCTCGGATGAGGAGGCGGACAGCGAATTTGTCGATGCGGTTGCGAGAGCAGGCAATGTCGTGCTGCCTGTCTACGGGACCTTCGCCGAGTCGGCGCGTTTAGGCGCGATTGAGGCGGAGAAGCTTTCTGAGCCGTTCGAGGGCCTTAAGGAAGCGGCCGCAGCGACTGGCCACATCAACACGATTACCGATTCAGATCGGGTCGTGCGCAAGGCGCTGTATTCTTTTAATAAAGAGGGCGTGCAGATCGACAGCTTTACATGGGAGATTTACAAGCTGTATATGCAGCGTTTAGGCAAGCAGGCCGAAACGTCCAAGCTGCCGCTCGATGGCTTTCAGCGTTTCCCGATCGCCTATACGAGCAGTCCGAATCAGTATGAGGCGATTTCTTATTCGGCCGTGCTGAGCGGCGACGTTCCGGCGGACTATTTTACCAATAAAATCGTCTTGATCGGTCCATATGCTGTCGGCTTTAACGATCATTATTTGACGCCAATGAACGATAAGCAAGCGATGAACGGCGTGGAAATTCATGCGAATATTCTTCAGCAGCTTATGGAGCAGGATTTTAAGCGGGAGCTGGATTGGAAATGGAACGCGCTCGTGCTGCTCGCGGCTGTGGTGCTGGCCTATTATTTGTTCCGCAAGCTGAATATGCTGCTGTCCTTTCTGTCGGTTGCGGTGCTTATCGCCGTATTTATCGCAGGTGGACGTTATTTATATGGGCAGGGCATTTTGCTGTCGCTGGGTTATGTGGTGCCGCTGCTGGCAGCCAGCTGTCTAGCGGTCGTCATTTTCAACTATGTAAGCGAGCTGGCGGAGCGGCGGCGGGTGACCGATATTTTTGGCCGGTATGTGGCACCGCAGGTCGTCAACCAGATATTGAAAAATGGCGAGGATGGCTTGAAGCTGGGCGGAAGCAGGCGCGTTCTGACGGTGCTGTTCGTCGATATTCGCGGGTTTACGCCGCTGTCGGAGAAGGCTGAGCCGGAAGAGATCGTCGAAATTTTGAATGAGTATTTGGATTTGACCGCCAGCTGCATCTTTGAGCAGGAGGGGACGCTCGACAAATTTATTGGCGATGCGACGATGGCAATCTTCAACGCGCCGCTGCTGCTGGACGATCATCCGATGAAAGCGGTGCGCGCCGCATGGGCGATGAAGCAGGGCTCAGTGGAGCTGGAGAAGAAGCTCATCAAGCGCTTCGGCTTTGGGGTGAAATTCGGCATCGGCATCCATACGGGGCCTGCGGTTTTCGGCAACATCGGCTCCAAAACGCGGATGGACTATACGGCAATTGGCGATACGGTCAATACGGCTGCCAGACTGGAAAGCCATACAAAGCCGGGACAAATTGTGCTGAGCGAGTCGACGTATGAGGCGGTCAAGGATCGCATTTTGGCGGAATCGCTTGGAGAAATAAAGGTCAAGGGCAAGGAGCAGCGCATTCATATTTATGAATTGGAGGGATTAAAATGA